A genomic segment from Paenibacillus sp. FSL K6-1096 encodes:
- the ppk1 gene encoding polyphosphate kinase 1, with protein MVNADEKKNNHISPATAYLNRDLSWIEFNRRVLGEAQDPENPLMERAKFLAIVSSNLDEFISVRVAGIQDQIRAGYTKKDFTGYTPSGLYKRLIKRVGKIVTDQYRTFKDIQRNLHKEGIVFVDYEDLTPAQEQSIEEYYRDIIFPVLTPMAVDQSRPFPLVHSQFIYLAVVLTRKNSQEEEPYFAILQIPSNLPRCIPLPHRSNSKKRQFVFIEDVIRHHIRTLFSGYDPVAVNEFRLTRNSDLTIDEEGAEDLLEEIEKELRKRRRGVPARLEVQKGIHPYALEQLQAEFELEDFVFEIEGPLDLGFLRGFVGSLKGFSYLHYVPVEPMYPAEFEENEDFFEVLSERDVLVYHPYESFDAMTDFIIQASEDEQVMAIKMTLYRVSGNSPLITALAHAAESGKQVTVVVELKARFDEERNIAWARKLEQAGCHVVYGLVGLKTHAKVTLIVRQEGPELRRYVHVGTGNYNDSTAKAYTDLSLFTANHDIGLDASELFNQMTGYSANHNWNSFIVAPTNMSLSLQKLILREAEHAAAGRPARIIAKMNSLSNQEVIDYLYSAAQTGVSIDLIVRGVCCLRPGIEGLSERITVRSIVDRFLEHSRIYYFENGGNPEVYLSSADWMTRNLTRRIELMCPVKDNVIRGQIVKILELSLMDNVKSSFLQPNGYYERADDKKAPLRSQFAAMEVTRWKGSRALPSPTKHS; from the coding sequence ATCGTGAATGCAGATGAGAAAAAAAACAATCATATCAGTCCTGCAACAGCCTATCTTAACCGCGACCTGAGCTGGATTGAGTTCAACCGCCGGGTGCTTGGCGAGGCCCAGGACCCCGAGAACCCGCTGATGGAGCGGGCCAAATTCCTGGCTATCGTCTCCAGCAACCTGGATGAGTTCATCAGCGTCCGGGTTGCCGGCATTCAGGATCAGATCCGGGCAGGCTATACCAAAAAGGATTTCACCGGCTACACCCCCTCCGGCCTGTACAAGCGCCTGATCAAGCGTGTAGGCAAAATTGTCACCGACCAGTACCGCACTTTTAAGGATATTCAACGTAATCTCCACAAAGAGGGCATCGTGTTCGTCGATTATGAGGATCTGACCCCGGCCCAGGAGCAATCCATTGAAGAATATTACCGTGATATTATCTTTCCGGTTCTTACTCCGATGGCTGTTGACCAGAGCCGTCCGTTCCCGCTGGTGCACAGCCAATTCATCTACCTGGCGGTTGTACTGACGCGCAAGAACAGCCAGGAGGAGGAGCCTTATTTCGCCATTCTGCAGATTCCGTCCAATCTGCCGCGCTGCATTCCGCTGCCGCACCGGTCGAACAGCAAGAAGCGGCAGTTCGTCTTCATTGAAGATGTGATCCGCCATCATATCCGCACCCTGTTCAGCGGTTATGACCCTGTAGCGGTCAACGAATTCCGGCTGACGCGCAATTCCGACCTGACGATTGATGAAGAAGGCGCGGAGGATCTGCTGGAGGAGATTGAGAAGGAGCTGCGCAAGCGGCGGCGCGGAGTGCCTGCCCGGCTGGAGGTGCAGAAGGGCATTCACCCTTATGCGCTGGAGCAGCTTCAGGCTGAATTCGAGCTGGAGGATTTCGTATTTGAGATCGAGGGCCCGCTGGATCTCGGCTTCCTGCGGGGCTTTGTCGGCAGCCTGAAGGGCTTCAGCTATCTGCATTACGTTCCGGTTGAACCGATGTATCCGGCAGAGTTCGAGGAGAATGAGGATTTCTTCGAGGTGCTGAGCGAGCGTGATGTGCTGGTCTATCACCCTTATGAATCCTTTGATGCTATGACCGACTTCATTATCCAGGCCTCTGAGGATGAACAGGTCATGGCGATTAAGATGACCCTGTACCGGGTCAGCGGCAATTCCCCGCTGATCACCGCGCTCGCCCACGCTGCCGAATCCGGCAAGCAGGTTACGGTTGTCGTGGAGCTGAAGGCCCGCTTCGATGAAGAACGCAATATTGCCTGGGCGCGCAAGCTGGAGCAGGCGGGCTGCCATGTCGTCTATGGCCTGGTCGGCCTCAAAACCCATGCCAAGGTCACGCTGATTGTGCGCCAGGAAGGCCCGGAGCTGCGCCGGTATGTGCATGTGGGCACAGGGAATTACAATGACAGCACAGCCAAGGCTTACACGGACCTCAGCCTGTTCACGGCCAACCACGACATCGGCCTGGACGCCTCGGAGCTGTTCAACCAGATGACAGGCTATTCAGCCAATCACAACTGGAATTCCTTCATCGTAGCGCCGACCAATATGAGCCTCTCTCTGCAGAAGCTGATTCTCCGTGAAGCGGAGCATGCCGCTGCCGGAAGACCTGCGCGGATTATTGCTAAGATGAACTCGCTGTCCAACCAGGAGGTCATTGACTATCTGTACAGCGCAGCCCAGACCGGGGTATCCATAGACCTTATCGTCAGAGGCGTCTGCTGCCTGCGTCCCGGAATTGAAGGCCTCAGCGAGCGGATTACCGTCCGCAGCATTGTGGACCGCTTCCTGGAGCATTCGCGCATCTATTACTTCGAGAACGGCGGGAACCCGGAGGTCTACCTGTCGAGCGCCGACTGGATGACCCGCAACCTGACCCGGCGGATTGAGCTGATGTGCCCGGTGAAGGACAACGTGATCCGGGGGCAGATCGTCAAGATTCTGGAGCTGTCCCTGATGGACAATGTGAAGTCCAGCTTCCTGCAGCCCAACGGATATTATGAACGCGCAGACGACAAAAAGGCCCCGCTAAGGAGCCAGTTCGCCGCTATGGAGGTTACCCGCTGGAAGGGTAGCCGAGCTTTACCTTCACCGACCAAGCATTCCTGA
- a CDS encoding 3D domain-containing protein yields the protein MTIRFRAITALAAALGLGAMLQAAPVQADSVHIAGETTTYYTLSNHYGISVEELMNANPQIPANNIYPGLKFTIPGDVQAKTVAVANAEAAPAAAEAQDLPAFSVQSATNTVQAWGKEFNYAKVLQVKASAYSSAASENGKWGAVDYFGNALKLGTIAVDPSVIPLGTKVLVTGYTHPGLPKQAFLATASDMGSAIKGNRIDIFIPGSQSFVADFGYQYVQLYIIQ from the coding sequence ATGACCATCAGATTCAGAGCCATTACAGCCCTGGCGGCTGCACTGGGACTCGGCGCCATGCTCCAGGCCGCTCCCGTTCAAGCTGACAGCGTACATATCGCTGGAGAGACTACTACTTATTATACTCTATCCAATCATTATGGCATCAGCGTAGAAGAGCTTATGAATGCGAATCCGCAAATTCCGGCCAATAACATCTATCCGGGACTGAAGTTCACAATCCCCGGCGATGTTCAGGCCAAGACGGTCGCAGTGGCAAATGCCGAGGCTGCTCCCGCTGCCGCAGAGGCGCAGGACCTCCCGGCCTTCAGCGTACAATCTGCTACCAATACCGTTCAAGCCTGGGGCAAGGAATTCAATTATGCCAAGGTGCTGCAGGTGAAGGCATCCGCCTATTCCTCGGCAGCGAGTGAGAATGGGAAATGGGGGGCCGTCGATTATTTCGGCAATGCGCTTAAATTGGGGACTATCGCTGTTGATCCTAGTGTCATTCCGCTTGGTACGAAGGTGCTTGTTACCGGCTACACCCATCCCGGACTGCCGAAGCAGGCCTTCCTGGCGACAGCATCGGATATGGGCAGTGCCATCAAGGGCAACCGGATCGATATCTTTATTCCGGGCAGCCAGAGCTTTGTAGCCGATTTCGGCTACCAGTATGTACAATTGTATATTATTCAATAA
- a CDS encoding DUF350 domain-containing protein has protein sequence MDFDTLVSMVVWTVSGAVLLCVLMLVDSQFTRYNDMEELKAGNMAVTTRLVMKLLSQAYILSASIAAANRLGTALIVSVVSFILLFVLEKSVEQLMAKWGKLELDHGTQLGKVGYGLMAGSLHVTGALIIAAFIRG, from the coding sequence ATGGATTTCGATACCCTGGTGTCCATGGTAGTGTGGACGGTCAGCGGCGCGGTGCTGCTGTGTGTGCTGATGCTCGTGGATTCACAGTTTACCCGTTATAATGATATGGAGGAGCTGAAGGCAGGCAATATGGCCGTGACGACCCGGCTGGTCATGAAGCTGCTGTCACAGGCTTATATCCTGTCGGCATCCATAGCGGCGGCGAACCGGCTCGGGACCGCATTGATCGTCTCTGTTGTATCTTTTATCCTGTTATTTGTGCTGGAGAAGAGTGTGGAGCAGCTGATGGCCAAGTGGGGCAAGCTTGAACTGGACCATGGCACACAGCTGGGCAAGGTGGGCTACGGCCTGATGGCAGGCTCACTGCATGTGACAGGAGCATTAATAATCGCTGCATTTATACGTGGATAA
- a CDS encoding dihydroorotate dehydrogenase electron transfer subunit: MATVISNERLADGVYHLVVEGGNGGEMGQFYMLRAWGAYPLLSRPLSIHQVNDSGVDFLYHVVGEGTEILAGLNPGDSLELEGPFGSGFPKVEGRVALVGGGIGIAPLYYCAQELPDSDIYLGFSRESYRTEAFRPYAAGLTVDVGGLILDSVDFTAYDHIFVCGPHPMLKAAQLKGIAAAASGKRPDVYLSLENRMACGIGACLVCSVSCKDGQRKACADGPVFLAEEVLFHD; this comes from the coding sequence GTGGCGACGGTGATTAGTAATGAGCGGCTGGCGGATGGAGTCTACCACCTTGTAGTGGAAGGCGGTAACGGCGGGGAGATGGGGCAGTTCTACATGCTGCGGGCATGGGGAGCCTATCCGCTGCTGTCCAGACCGCTCAGCATCCATCAGGTGAATGACAGCGGTGTGGATTTCTTGTATCACGTAGTAGGGGAAGGCACGGAGATTCTGGCCGGGCTGAACCCGGGCGACAGTCTGGAGCTGGAAGGGCCATTCGGCTCCGGCTTCCCGAAGGTGGAGGGCCGGGTGGCGCTGGTAGGCGGCGGAATCGGTATTGCTCCGCTCTATTACTGCGCTCAGGAGCTTCCGGACAGCGATATTTATCTCGGCTTCAGCCGGGAGTCTTACCGCACCGAAGCCTTCCGCCCCTATGCTGCCGGACTGACCGTTGATGTAGGCGGGCTGATTCTGGACAGTGTCGATTTCACCGCTTATGATCATATCTTTGTGTGCGGCCCGCATCCGATGCTGAAGGCTGCACAGCTCAAAGGGATTGCCGCCGCTGCTTCGGGCAAGCGTCCTGACGTGTATTTGTCGCTGGAGAACCGCATGGCCTGCGGAATCGGCGCCTGTCTGGTCTGCAGTGTATCCTGCAAGGACGGACAGCGCAAAGCTTGCGCAGATGGTCCAGTCTTCCTGGCAGAGGAGGTGCTGTTCCATGATTAA
- a CDS encoding polysaccharide deacetylase family protein yields the protein MKQLTFRRILLLITLISLALPCSPPAAGLVYASAAPAVTPLSPPGESPAEEQAVPAGSSAAQSSAAKHKRHPGSKGLSLSQLLHKYPDTIKTQGPRRKMVALTFDDVPDPRFTPQLLDVLRKYKVKATFFVVGSRAEKHPALVARMIREGHAVGNHSYNHPQFTKLSVNQFRTQIIRTENIIQLLAGYKPRLIRPPYGDINEQQLKWAKAHGYKLVNWNVDSLDWRGLSKAQVKHNILSRAGRGAIILQHGGGGRGSNLQGTLQALPDIIRTIRSKGYSFVTVPQMLQVSKGK from the coding sequence ATGAAGCAATTAACCTTCCGCCGAATCTTACTCTTAATCACCCTCATCTCCCTGGCCCTGCCCTGCTCCCCGCCCGCTGCCGGATTAGTCTACGCTTCTGCAGCACCGGCCGTGACGCCGTTGTCACCTCCAGGGGAATCCCCCGCAGAAGAACAGGCGGTTCCTGCCGGCTCCTCGGCGGCCCAATCTTCTGCGGCCAAGCATAAACGTCATCCAGGCAGCAAAGGGCTCTCCCTCAGCCAGCTGCTGCACAAATACCCGGACACAATCAAGACGCAGGGGCCCCGGAGGAAAATGGTCGCACTGACCTTCGATGATGTGCCTGATCCGCGCTTTACGCCGCAGCTTCTGGATGTCCTGCGCAAATATAAGGTCAAAGCCACCTTCTTCGTGGTCGGCAGCCGTGCGGAGAAGCACCCGGCGCTGGTCGCCCGGATGATCCGGGAAGGCCATGCCGTCGGCAATCACTCTTATAATCATCCACAGTTCACCAAGCTGAGTGTAAATCAGTTCCGCACCCAGATTATCCGGACAGAGAATATAATTCAGCTTCTGGCCGGATACAAGCCAAGATTGATCCGCCCGCCTTACGGCGACATCAATGAGCAGCAGCTGAAGTGGGCGAAAGCGCACGGCTACAAGCTGGTGAACTGGAATGTGGATTCCCTGGACTGGAGAGGACTGTCCAAAGCCCAGGTGAAGCATAATATCCTCTCCAGGGCGGGCAGAGGAGCCATCATCCTCCAGCATGGCGGCGGCGGCCGGGGCAGCAATCTTCAGGGCACCCTGCAGGCGCTCCCGGACATCATCCGCACGATCCGCAGCAAGGGCTATAGCTTCGTTACCGTCCCGCAGATGCTCCAGGTCAGCAAGGGCAAATGA
- a CDS encoding amino acid ABC transporter ATP-binding protein, whose amino-acid sequence MIEVKNLRKSFGKLEILKGIDLNIHKGEVVVVIGPSGSGKSTLLRCLNLLEQPTGGEIKFEGASITAKKHDINVTREKMGMVFQQFNLFPHKSVLQNIMLAPIKVRKQQSSEAEKIALELLRTVGLEDKRDAYPAQLSGGQKQRIAIARALAMQPHVMLFDEPTSALDPEMVGEVLEVMKQLALGGMTMVIVTHEMGFAREVGDRILFMDGGVIVEQGSPAEVFGNPKHARTRDFLSKVL is encoded by the coding sequence ATGATCGAGGTTAAGAACCTGCGCAAGAGCTTCGGCAAGCTGGAGATTCTGAAGGGCATTGATCTGAACATTCACAAGGGCGAGGTTGTGGTTGTCATCGGTCCCAGCGGATCGGGCAAAAGCACCCTGCTGCGCTGCCTGAATCTGCTGGAGCAGCCCACCGGCGGCGAGATCAAGTTCGAGGGAGCATCCATTACCGCGAAGAAGCATGATATTAACGTGACCCGTGAGAAAATGGGTATGGTATTCCAGCAGTTCAACCTGTTCCCGCACAAATCCGTGCTGCAGAACATCATGCTCGCTCCAATTAAGGTACGCAAGCAGCAGTCCTCGGAAGCAGAGAAGATTGCGCTGGAGCTGCTGCGTACGGTTGGTCTGGAGGATAAGCGGGATGCCTATCCGGCTCAGCTCTCCGGCGGCCAGAAGCAGCGGATCGCGATTGCCCGGGCGCTGGCCATGCAGCCGCATGTGATGCTGTTCGATGAGCCGACCTCGGCGCTCGATCCCGAGATGGTCGGGGAGGTGCTGGAGGTCATGAAGCAGCTGGCCTTGGGCGGCATGACCATGGTCATTGTGACGCACGAGATGGGCTTCGCCCGTGAAGTCGGCGACCGTATTCTGTTCATGGACGGCGGAGTCATTGTGGAGCAGGGCTCGCCTGCCGAGGTTTTCGGCAATCCGAAGCATGCCCGTACCCGTGATTTCCTGAGCAAGGTGCTGTAA
- a CDS encoding transporter substrate-binding domain-containing protein — translation MNKWAKLSMGLLLAAGLLAGCGSNNDKNNTAASGDAAATNAPAAKKLIMGTSADFPPYEFHKMVDGQDTIVGFDIEIAKEIAADLGQELEIKDLPFDSLLNELSSGRIDMVISGLSPTPERAEAVGLSEIYYKAEQAVVVREADKDKFATMDSLKGAKIGIQTGSIQEDIAKGIEGAKLTSLSKISEIVLQLQSNRVDASIMEGPVAKSFVKNVKGLVITDAKPEVEDDGYVIGVKKGNNELLDQVNKTLSRLNSEGKIDEFVTAASELAESK, via the coding sequence ATGAACAAATGGGCTAAACTTTCGATGGGGCTGCTGCTGGCAGCGGGACTACTGGCCGGATGCGGCTCCAATAACGATAAGAACAACACAGCTGCCAGCGGCGATGCCGCGGCCACCAATGCGCCAGCAGCTAAGAAGCTGATCATGGGCACAAGCGCGGATTTCCCGCCATATGAATTCCACAAGATGGTGGACGGCCAGGATACGATTGTCGGCTTCGACATTGAGATTGCCAAGGAGATCGCCGCTGATCTGGGCCAGGAGCTGGAGATCAAGGATCTTCCGTTCGACTCTCTGCTGAATGAGCTGTCCAGCGGACGGATTGACATGGTGATCTCGGGCCTTAGCCCGACACCGGAACGTGCGGAAGCCGTCGGGTTGTCCGAGATTTACTACAAGGCTGAGCAGGCCGTAGTGGTCCGTGAAGCGGACAAAGACAAATTCGCAACGATGGACTCGCTGAAGGGGGCCAAGATCGGCATTCAGACCGGTTCGATCCAGGAAGATATCGCCAAGGGCATTGAAGGCGCAAAGCTCACTTCCCTCAGCAAAATCTCCGAGATCGTCCTGCAGCTGCAGTCCAACCGCGTTGACGCTTCTATTATGGAAGGGCCGGTTGCCAAGTCCTTCGTCAAGAACGTCAAAGGCCTGGTCATTACCGATGCCAAGCCTGAAGTGGAAGATGACGGCTATGTTATCGGCGTGAAGAAGGGCAATAACGAGCTGCTGGATCAAGTGAATAAGACGCTTAGCCGCCTGAACAGCGAAGGCAAGATCGATGAGTTCGTAACGGCAGCCAGCGAGCTGGCCGAGAGCAAATAA
- a CDS encoding NADH:flavin oxidoreductase/NADH oxidase, translating to MTDLFTPYELKALTLKNRVVMPPMCQYAVEKQDGIPTDWHHVHYVSRAVGGTGFIIVEMSGVHPEGRITDRDTGIWDDAQITPFKRITDAVHAYGAAIAIQLGHAGRKAVDAKPPVAPSAIPFDETYATPRALTREEIAGLVTSYREAARRAVEAGFDTVELHGAHGYLIHQFHSPLSNVRDDEYGRDPILFGEQVVKAVREVLPAEMPLLMRVSAREYVDGGYDEAYALEFCRRYQAAGVDMFHVSSGGEGPIGSNGGPGAGPGYQVELAEYIRSGLQVPVIAVGRLESYEDAQAVITEAKAELVAVGRGMLSDPYWVLHAAEALGGIDPADIPKPYERGVWNKK from the coding sequence ATGACCGATTTGTTTACCCCTTATGAGTTGAAGGCTCTTACGCTGAAGAACCGTGTGGTCATGCCGCCCATGTGCCAGTATGCGGTGGAGAAGCAGGACGGTATTCCAACCGACTGGCATCACGTGCATTATGTCAGCCGGGCTGTCGGCGGTACTGGCTTCATTATTGTAGAGATGAGCGGAGTCCACCCGGAGGGTCGGATTACGGACAGGGACACCGGAATCTGGGATGACGCACAAATCACCCCGTTCAAGCGGATCACCGACGCCGTTCATGCCTATGGTGCCGCAATTGCCATCCAGCTCGGACACGCCGGCCGTAAGGCTGTTGATGCCAAGCCCCCGGTGGCCCCTTCGGCCATCCCGTTCGATGAGACTTACGCCACGCCCAGGGCGCTGACCCGGGAGGAGATCGCCGGACTGGTGACGTCCTACAGGGAGGCAGCCCGCCGTGCGGTAGAAGCCGGTTTCGATACCGTCGAACTTCACGGGGCGCATGGCTACCTGATCCACCAGTTCCATTCGCCTCTCTCTAATGTGAGGGATGATGAGTACGGCCGTGATCCTATTCTGTTCGGCGAGCAGGTGGTGAAGGCGGTGCGGGAGGTGCTGCCGGCTGAAATGCCGCTGCTGATGAGAGTCTCCGCCCGTGAATATGTGGATGGCGGATATGATGAAGCGTATGCGCTTGAATTCTGCCGCCGCTACCAGGCGGCTGGCGTAGATATGTTCCATGTCTCGTCCGGCGGAGAGGGCCCGATCGGATCAAATGGCGGGCCGGGAGCCGGACCGGGGTATCAGGTGGAGCTTGCGGAGTACATACGCAGCGGACTGCAGGTTCCTGTTATTGCAGTAGGGCGTTTGGAATCGTATGAGGACGCGCAGGCAGTTATTACGGAAGCGAAGGCTGAGCTTGTGGCTGTAGGCAGAGGCATGCTCAGTGATCCGTACTGGGTGCTTCATGCGGCGGAGGCGCTAGGCGGAATTGATCCGGCTGATATACCGAAGCCTTACGAGCGCGGAGTCTGGAACAAGAAATAG
- a CDS encoding Ppx/GppA phosphatase family protein — protein MREDLRRIGIIDIGSNSIRLVIYDTTPAGGYKIIKECKYSARLSEKITKEGRLEQKDMDTVVPVLRQFKQICDEFGVEQIRAGATAAIRNAANSAEIISYLSEASSVRIEVVSGHQEAYFGFLGVINAFDVQDGFVIDIGGGSTEITLFRGRRHQHSISFPFGAVNTNLMFSQSGNWNAEQIRKLQLYVTGRLVEHDWLTTGTGLPLYGLGGTLRSLGKLDQKSRDYSLPNSHGYVLEGETIERFMEVLPATPYEKRKDLDGLSKSRADIIVSGLIIFHTVYHYIGASQALISGEGLREGMLHDLLNPEQPVRDSALEYSLDTIIRFDIRTSKRHLEHIHKLARSLLGAFGPEGDRAEQEKLIYVAVMLHRTGSNINYYQSKRHTHYWLMNSPIRGLTHRQLILSAFIASYSTKSRKQKLSQIHKDILLASDEEWVHKLGTLVQLSIALDSTEIGVVSGLKARLHNHTLDLELQGGAVLIGLEDIENALKAFRNAWSVKVKLGYPSSG, from the coding sequence ATGAGAGAGGATCTGCGCCGGATCGGCATTATCGATATTGGCTCCAACTCCATCCGGCTGGTAATCTATGATACGACACCTGCCGGCGGCTACAAAATCATCAAGGAATGCAAATACTCTGCCCGTCTGAGCGAGAAGATTACGAAAGAAGGCAGACTCGAACAAAAGGATATGGACACGGTAGTCCCTGTCCTCCGCCAGTTCAAGCAGATATGTGATGAATTCGGGGTGGAGCAGATCCGCGCCGGGGCCACCGCGGCCATCCGCAATGCCGCGAACTCGGCGGAGATTATCAGCTACCTGTCCGAGGCTTCGTCTGTCCGGATCGAAGTGGTCAGCGGGCATCAGGAGGCTTATTTCGGCTTCCTCGGGGTGATCAATGCGTTCGACGTTCAGGATGGCTTCGTCATTGACATCGGGGGCGGCAGTACGGAGATTACCCTGTTCCGCGGGCGGCGGCATCAGCACAGCATCTCCTTTCCGTTCGGGGCGGTCAACACCAATCTGATGTTCAGCCAGAGCGGCAACTGGAACGCGGAGCAGATCCGCAAGCTGCAGCTGTACGTAACCGGCAGGCTGGTGGAGCATGACTGGCTGACAACGGGGACAGGCCTGCCGCTCTACGGGCTTGGCGGTACGCTGCGTTCACTGGGCAAGCTCGACCAGAAGAGCCGGGATTATTCCCTGCCTAATTCTCATGGGTACGTGCTGGAGGGGGAGACCATCGAGCGGTTTATGGAGGTTCTACCTGCGACCCCGTATGAGAAGCGCAAGGATCTGGACGGACTGTCGAAGAGCCGGGCGGATATCATCGTATCCGGGCTGATTATTTTTCATACGGTCTACCATTACATCGGGGCCAGCCAGGCACTGATCAGCGGAGAGGGCCTGCGTGAGGGGATGCTGCATGATCTGCTCAACCCGGAGCAGCCGGTGCGGGACAGTGCGCTGGAGTACAGTCTGGACACCATTATCCGCTTTGACATCCGCACATCGAAGCGCCATCTGGAGCATATCCATAAGCTGGCGCGGAGCCTGCTGGGCGCATTCGGGCCGGAGGGGGACCGGGCGGAGCAGGAGAAGCTGATCTATGTCGCCGTGATGCTGCACCGGACCGGCTCCAATATTAACTATTACCAGTCCAAGCGGCATACGCATTACTGGCTGATGAATTCCCCGATCCGCGGGCTGACGCACCGGCAGCTTATTCTTAGCGCCTTCATTGCCTCGTACAGCACCAAAAGCCGGAAGCAGAAATTGTCCCAGATTCATAAGGACATTTTGCTGGCTTCCGACGAGGAGTGGGTTCATAAGCTGGGCACACTGGTGCAGTTAAGCATCGCCCTGGACAGCACCGAGATCGGTGTGGTCAGCGGTCTGAAGGCCCGTCTGCACAATCATACGCTTGATCTGGAGCTGCAGGGCGGAGCGGTGCTGATCGGCCTGGAGGACATTGAGAATGCACTCAAAGCGTTCAGGAATGCTTGGTCGGTGAAGGTAAAGCTCGGCTACCCTTCCAGCGGGTAA
- a CDS encoding PspA/IM30 family protein, which yields MSIFKRLRDLTMSNINAIIDKAEDPVKMTDQYIRDMTEDLEDAEKAVAAQIAIEKKFKQLYEEQEALVNKRNQQAHAAAQAGNADLARRALEEKKSAEAKLVEYKASFDQNKASADNLRGKLEEMRKQLNQMKNKRETLVARYNAAKAQTEINKAMSGFSTDSATAGLKRMEDKMLQAEAQAEASNEMSSGNRSLDDEFEKLGKDQAVEDELAALMKQYEKQ from the coding sequence ATGTCTATCTTCAAAAGATTGCGTGACCTGACCATGTCAAATATTAATGCGATTATCGATAAAGCGGAGGATCCGGTCAAGATGACCGACCAGTACATCCGTGATATGACAGAGGATCTGGAGGACGCCGAGAAAGCGGTAGCCGCGCAGATCGCCATTGAGAAGAAGTTCAAGCAGCTATACGAAGAACAGGAAGCTCTGGTGAACAAGCGTAACCAGCAGGCCCATGCTGCCGCACAGGCCGGTAACGCCGATCTGGCGCGCCGCGCACTGGAAGAGAAGAAGTCGGCTGAGGCTAAGCTTGTAGAATACAAAGCCAGCTTCGACCAGAACAAGGCTTCGGCCGATAATCTCCGCGGCAAGCTGGAAGAGATGCGTAAGCAGCTGAACCAGATGAAGAACAAGCGGGAGACGCTCGTGGCCCGTTACAATGCGGCGAAGGCCCAGACCGAAATCAACAAGGCGATGAGCGGATTCAGCACCGATTCGGCTACCGCTGGTCTGAAGCGGATGGAGGACAAGATGCTCCAGGCCGAAGCCCAAGCTGAGGCCAGCAACGAGATGAGCTCGGGCAACCGTTCACTGGACGATGAGTTTGAGAAGCTGGGCAAGGACCAGGCGGTAGAGGATGAACTGGCAGCCCTGATGAAGCAATACGAGAAACAATAA
- a CDS encoding dihydroorotate dehydrogenase — protein MINTSAVIASVSFKNPIVMASGTFGFGREYGRLYDVSALGGISGKGLTLHAKAGNPGIRVYETASGMLNSVGLENPGVEAFLAKELPYWETLDTARIVNLGGNTLADYVLGAELIQRDADTRGLAGKPAVDMIELNISCPNVKEGGIAFGVKTPAAQEVVRAVRAATSLPLAVKLSPNAEDIAEMAVMCEAEGADAVSLINTISGMKIDIRRRSSVFNNLYAGLSGPAIKPVALRMVHQVSKRVTIPVIGMGGITSATDIIEFIMAGATVIQVGTYNFMNLRAGHTLVEELQQLMAEENISSLDEIRGIV, from the coding sequence ATGATTAATACCTCAGCTGTAATCGCCAGTGTATCCTTCAAGAATCCGATTGTGATGGCTTCGGGGACGTTCGGCTTCGGCCGTGAGTACGGCAGACTCTATGATGTATCGGCTCTTGGCGGAATCTCCGGCAAGGGCCTGACCCTCCACGCCAAAGCCGGGAACCCCGGTATTCGCGTCTATGAGACAGCTTCCGGTATGCTGAACAGTGTAGGGCTGGAGAATCCGGGGGTCGAGGCCTTCCTGGCCAAGGAGCTGCCTTACTGGGAGACACTGGACACCGCGCGGATCGTGAACCTGGGCGGCAACACACTGGCGGATTATGTACTGGGAGCGGAGCTGATCCAGCGCGATGCGGATACCCGCGGGCTTGCGGGCAAGCCTGCGGTGGACATGATCGAGCTGAACATCTCCTGCCCGAATGTGAAGGAGGGCGGCATCGCCTTCGGCGTGAAGACACCGGCTGCGCAGGAGGTGGTCCGGGCAGTCCGGGCGGCGACCTCCCTGCCGCTGGCCGTCAAGCTGTCGCCGAATGCGGAGGATATCGCGGAGATGGCTGTCATGTGTGAGGCTGAGGGCGCAGATGCCGTCTCGCTGATCAACACCATCTCAGGCATGAAGATCGATATCCGCCGCCGCAGCAGCGTGTTCAACAATCTCTACGCCGGTTTGTCGGGACCGGCCATCAAGCCGGTAGCCCTGCGCATGGTGCATCAGGTGTCCAAACGGGTTACCATTCCGGTTATCGGGATGGGCGGAATCACTTCCGCGACGGATATCATAGAATTCATTATGGCCGGAGCTACTGTAATTCAGGTGGGAACCTACAACTTCATGAATCTGCGGGCGGGCCACACGCTGGTCGAAGAGCTGCAGCAGCTGATGGCGGAAGAGAATATCTCCTCACTGGATGAAATCCGTGGTATTGTGTAG